The following coding sequences are from one Flavobacteriales bacterium window:
- a CDS encoding methylmalonyl-CoA mutase, protein NLDPKNWLIIENWSTKVEKYKSPVYKFKVRDKELSIETHSESLSHLQIPKVALPKYKGWGDVLRWSLQENVPGEFPYTAGLFPFKREGEDPTRMFAGEGGPERTNKRFHYVSIGMPAKRLSTAFDSVTLYGNDPDLRPDIYGKIGNAGVSICCLDDLKKLYSGFDLSHHMTSVSMTINGPAPMLLAFFMNAAIDQNCEKYIKEHGLEKEIEAKIEAIYKTKGVKRPSYQGGLPEGNNGLGLMLLGVTGDQVLPADVYNKIKAETLAIVRGTVQADILKEDQAQNTCIFSTEFALRLMGDVQEYFIAKSVRNFYSVSISGYHIAEAGANPITQLALTLANGFTYVEYYLSRGMDINAFGPNLSFFFSNGIDPEYAVIGRVARRIWAKAMAKKYGADARSQMLKYHIQTSGRSLHAQEIDFNDIRTTLQALYAIYDNCNSLHTNAYDEAITTPTEESVRRAMAIQLIINRELGLAKNENPLQGSFIIEELTDLVEEAVLTEFDRINERGGVLGAMETMYQRSKIQEESLYYETLKHNGEFPIIGVNTFLSSKGSPTVLPKEVIRATEEEKQYQISMLSELHKGNANKVAEELEKVQQAAINNKNIFEHLMEASKYCSLGQITNALFMVGGQYRRNM, encoded by the coding sequence TAAACCTCGACCCAAAAAACTGGTTAATTATTGAGAACTGGAGCACTAAAGTTGAAAAATACAAAAGCCCCGTTTACAAATTTAAAGTACGTGATAAGGAACTAAGCATTGAAACGCATTCAGAAAGTTTATCGCATTTACAAATACCCAAAGTGGCTTTACCAAAGTACAAAGGTTGGGGCGATGTGTTACGTTGGAGTTTACAAGAAAATGTTCCTGGCGAATTTCCTTATACTGCAGGTTTGTTTCCGTTTAAACGTGAAGGCGAAGACCCAACCCGTATGTTTGCTGGTGAAGGTGGTCCTGAACGAACCAATAAACGTTTCCACTATGTAAGTATTGGTATGCCTGCCAAACGACTTTCAACTGCTTTTGATTCGGTAACACTTTACGGTAACGACCCCGATTTACGACCAGACATTTACGGCAAAATTGGTAATGCTGGTGTTTCCATTTGTTGTTTAGACGATTTAAAAAAACTCTATTCGGGTTTTGATTTATCGCACCACATGACTTCGGTAAGCATGACCATAAACGGACCAGCACCAATGTTGTTGGCCTTTTTTATGAATGCTGCCATCGATCAAAATTGTGAGAAATACATCAAAGAACATGGCTTAGAAAAAGAAATTGAAGCTAAAATAGAAGCCATATACAAGACCAAAGGCGTTAAACGACCATCGTACCAAGGCGGATTGCCTGAGGGTAACAACGGTTTAGGTTTAATGTTGTTGGGAGTTACTGGCGACCAAGTGTTGCCTGCCGATGTGTACAACAAAATTAAAGCAGAAACACTTGCTATTGTTAGAGGAACTGTACAAGCCGATATTTTAAAAGAAGACCAAGCACAAAATACGTGTATATTTTCTACCGAATTTGCCTTACGTTTAATGGGCGATGTTCAAGAATACTTTATTGCCAAAAGCGTACGTAATTTTTACTCGGTTTCTATTTCGGGTTACCACATTGCTGAGGCAGGTGCCAACCCAATTACCCAATTGGCATTAACTTTAGCCAACGGTTTCACTTATGTAGAGTACTACTTAAGCCGAGGTATGGACATCAACGCCTTTGGACCAAACCTTTCGTTTTTCTTTAGCAACGGTATTGATCCTGAATATGCAGTTATTGGACGTGTTGCCAGAAGAATTTGGGCAAAAGCGATGGCAAAAAAATACGGTGCCGATGCTCGTTCGCAAATGTTAAAATACCACATACAAACCAGCGGACGTAGTTTACATGCCCAGGAAATTGATTTTAACGACATTAGAACAACCCTACAAGCTTTGTATGCGATTTACGACAACTGTAACTCACTACACACCAATGCTTACGACGAAGCCATTACCACACCTACAGAAGAAAGTGTTAGACGTGCCATGGCGATACAATTAATTATAAACCGTGAGTTAGGGTTGGCGAAGAACGAAAACCCTTTACAAGGCTCGTTTATAATTGAAGAACTAACCGACTTGGTAGAAGAAGCTGTACTTACCGAATTTGACCGTATTAACGAACGTGGTGGTGTATTAGGTGCCATGGAAACCATGTACCAACGTAGCAAAATACAAGAAGAAAGCTTGTATTACGAAACCTTAAAACACAACGGCGAGTTCCCTATTATTGGAGTAAATACCTTTTTGAGCAGCAAAGGCTCACCAACAGTTTTACCAAAAGAGGTAATACGTGCTACCGAAGAGGAAAAACAATACCAGATAAGCATGTTGAGTGAATTGCACAAAGGCAACGCCAACAAAGTTGCTGAAGAGCTGGAGAAAGTACAACAAGCTGCCATTAACAACAAAAACATTTTTGAGCACTTAATGGAAGCCAGCAAATATTGTAGTTTGGGGCAAATTACCAATGCCTTGTTTATGGTGGGCGGACAGTATAGAAGAAACATGTAG